The following is a genomic window from Episyrphus balteatus chromosome 1, idEpiBalt1.1, whole genome shotgun sequence.
GAGTTTCCAGCATCCAAGGTCTAACCAGCACCAATCAGTGGCGATATGTGCAGTCAGGCGAAAATCCAGCAGATGTTCTATCCAGAGGTATATCCCCCCCCAGCAAAACTACAAGATCATACATTATGGAAATATGGTCCCAGATTCCTACATGGTTCAGAATCGATTTGGCCACCTCCATACAAAAGCAGCAACTCATGGTCAGATGAGAAGAAAAAGATTGCCTTAGTAACCATGAATAATGACAATACAGAAGACATATTTGAAGGGATTAAGCATTCTAATTCATTCAACAAACTTAAGAGGATAGTAACCTACTGCCTTCGATATGCCAAATTAATGAAGTCGGGAAAATTTATACCCACAATAAAATCCATCAGAGAAAACCAAAATGAGGTTATACGTTTCCTTAAAGCACATAAGGAACTAGAAAAAGAAAGTCCTTTGAAGGGACTCgcagtgtttttagatgaaaatgCTGTTCTTCGAGTTGGAGGCAGACTTCAAGAATCAAATTTACCCTATGACAGCAAACATCCGATGCTGTTGCCATATTCACATCCATTTGTTAAAATGCTAATGACAGAGCTACCTCAACAACAACCATATTGGTCCACAAGGCTGTCTTGTGATTGACATCACAAGACAGCGATTTTGGCCAATAAAGGGCAAAAACATTGCCCGAGCTATAATCCAGCATTGCACAACCTGTATAAAAGCAAAACCACAAATGTATTCTCAGATGATGGGTAACCTACCAGCAGCAAGAGTGCAACCAGCACGTCCCTTCATCAAAACAGGAGTGGATTTTTGCGGCCAACTATGGGTACATAACCGAACAAGAGGAAGTCGACCGCAAAAATGTTACTTATCCATATCCTTATATGTTTCGCCACAAAAGCTGTTCACATTGAAGTTGTGAGTGACTTAACCACAGATGCTTTTCTTGGAGCTTTGCGAAGATTTATGAGTCGCCGTGGCCACGTCACAAACTTGTTCTGCGACAATGCCACTAATTCAATTACAAGAACTCAAAACAACCATCTATGCAGAACAagcacaaaacaaaataacaacattctGCAGTGCCAAGGGAattgattttcatttaattcCGCCACGAGCTCCACATTTTGGAGGATTATGGGAGCAGCTGTCAAATCTGCAAAACACTTGCTACAGTGCAAAATTGCGACAGCTTCATTAACATACGAAGAGATTTGCACCGTAACTACAGAAGTAGAAGCAATTTCAAATTCAAGACCTCTTACACCGATGTCCAACGATCCAAATGATCTGGCAGTATTAACACCTGGTCACTTCTTAATTCGGGACTCATTGAAGGCAGTTGTCGATAGTAAAGCAGAACCTTTTAAAGGAAGTCTATGTACAAGATGGAAGTTAGTATCCCACATAAAAAGAGAATTCTGGAATCGATGGTCTCAAGAATACTTAAACCAACTGCAACATCGTTCAAAATGGAAGGCAAAATCTGAAAACATCAAATTGGGCACCGTGGTCATCATGAAGGAAGACAATACTCCCATCATGAAATGGCCTTTAGGTAGAATTGAAAGGCTACATCACGGAAATGACGGTTTGGTGCGTGTTGCAGACGTACGAACAAAATCTGGCGTTCTACGGCGTCCAATACACAAACTTGCACCACATGTAGAAGACAGTGAAACCCCATCCGAATCCCAGACAGACACTCTTTCATCCGAACGAAAACGTAGACATGACGATGCTGACTCTAATGAACCCTCTTCatcaaaatcttcaaaaacaACACCAACTCAAAGAAAGGCGCGGTCGACAAACCCGAACTTATTTACAACCTTATTGTTAATCGGTCTCCTTCTTCCAACTATATTCGCCAGTGACGTTGAGGTCCTAAGATTCAACAACTCCGCCCCTGGAATTCATTTCCAGCGACACGGAAAGATAAGTCTGGTGCACAACACATGGAACCTTGTAGTTTACTTTAACCTTGAACCATATCATAAAGAATTCCAAGCATTAGACAACAGCACTATTATACTAGAACATCTCTGCAAGCAACTCCGATTAATTAAACACGAATTAGAAGAAGACAATCTAGTTCCATCAACCAAATCCTCAACAAGAAGAACCAAGCGAGGTGCCATTGACATTGTTGGAAATATAGCGAACACCCTCTTTGGCATTCTTGACTCAAAATACGCTGATGAAATGTCTCAGCAACTGCAAGGAATCCATTCGAACGAAGAACATTTAATGAAACTCCTTAAAAATCACACTTCGATCTTAGATTCAACAATCAACATTATGAAATTAAGTCAAGAAGATATGGCTGAAAGGCAACATGCACTTGATATCCAACTAGGTCAAATAGTTAACTGCATAAATAATGTTACTGAAGAATTATATCAAGATAAGGTAAAAGAACTATTTCTATCATGGTGCACCCACGCTACACTTATAATTATCAACATACCAAGAACGCAGACATCTATTGCGGACGTTTTATCAGACACAATCAAGGACGAGTCAACCATCTGCTAATCACAAATCAGCAACTTAAGACTGAAATGGGTAAAATAAGAAATCATCTGACATCAGGTCTCCGGTTTCCAGTTGAAACAGACGAATTAGTGCAGATCTACAAGCTGATGACTGTCAAGGGACACATCAATTCAAATCACATAATCTTTCAGATTGAGCTACCATTACTTGGATTAGAAGAATTCATAGCATTTGAGGTGATTCCCATTCCGGCAGTTACAAATAAAACTCTTGTAACCATAGAACCCTCAATCCAACTCTTAGCTGCAAGTGCTCATCACGATCATTACTATCCTATAACTAACAGAACTTTCTGCATGTAGCACAACTAATGGGGACCACTTTTTATGCAGGCAAACTCATCCCGTATACCAATCGGGAGCAAATTTTAGCATGTGCGAGATCAATTTACTCAACAATAACTCAAATCTATCAGCATGTGAGTTAGTCATAATCAAGACCAGCTCAGTGTGGACAAAAATTCCCGAACTAAATCAATGGATATTTGCAGTCAAAGAAGAAACTAAGCTTAATGTGGTTTGCAACCACCAAACTTCATTTATAGCATTAAAAGGAAATGGAATATTGAAGCTTCAACCTAATTGTGTGGCTAAAAACATCCACGTAACTCTTCAAGGTCAACAAATTCATTCTTACAATGTTCAATCTTCATACACCAGATTAACTGATGAGGTACAATTCCAAGATGCTTTTCGCCTAGCAGCAATCCAATACAACCCATCAGCCACCAACTCATTCAATCAAGAGCTTAACGAGATCCGAGAACAAATCAAGCTGCAACAACTTACCCTGCCAAACCAAATCCATACCCATAACCTACCCCACATAGTAATGAGTGCATTTGGATTACTAATCACACTCGCAGTAATTGGATTCCTCATTTGCAAATGCTTCATCGAAATTCATCATGCCGTAGACAATCGTCACCACCTTTACCAGCCCCACGTTCATCAAGTTACACAATATCAGTGTaggattcaaatttttttttttttttttcattctctaaataaatttttttttctctttctgaTGAACCCATGGATCATCAGCTCGGGGCAGGATGTTTATcatcattattaatttttaattattcataGCATAACTTCATACAACTGACTGCGATGCCTTCTGCACAGTCAGCAAAAGCATAAATTCATACAACTGACTGCTATGCCTTCTGCACAGTCAGCAAAAGGGTTGTTAACCCAAATTAAATTctaaatacttttttgtaataTAATTCCTCACACGCGCGCTtcttgttattttcttttttttgttatttttgaatatttgttattgattgaaaatatgtaaactaagcttttttttaactataaatatgaatggttgaataaaatttattggtCAGTCACTTAACTGAACTCTGGTCTTTTACTTGAATTTTCAAGCGAATAAATCACAAAATTACAAGATCTTGGTGTTTCACCTGGACCTTGACATTAATCAAACAACTTATACTCATAGTGCTACACTGTGAGTATACATCAGTCACAGTGCTACACTGTGATCTGATCATTTTATACAATTTCGAAAGAAGCTTCGAATTACCAGtcgtcgcacagtggggcaAAAGTAGTGGTTTTGtgcgattaattattttgaagagTCTAAATAGACTTTTTGTGTTTAATAGTTATGTAAAATAGTAAAACTGAgctcaaatttaattttcactaaGAAAAGACAAAGTTGCTTGAACATAAACTTGCGTGTTTACACAGGAAAAAAAGGCACGAGGACGATTACTTAGGGGAAAAGAattgataacagtattttgtagaagagttcaatacaataattttttactatgggagggggggtctatctccccccgtttaggcgggaggggcaattttctaaattatgacgaaaaataaaaaaaaaactattaaaaaacaacggcaacacttacaggtataaatgatacttttttcaaaagcagaaactgtacacttaatttgagttttaaaatcaagttatttcaatcaattgtttttgaaataatcgatttcaaagtcaaaatttgtgaaaaaaaatttgaaaaaacaaattgaatactattttaatCAAGACTGTgactttaaatatgaaattaatcgatGAAGTAAACTGCctcaactaattttttatcaaaaactgaaaaccatTTGCTTCAATGCCTTCtagtttccgagaaaattgaaaataagagtATTATCTTTGTAtaagattttcattttcttggctatTTTCGCTAATATTAACACCTTTTTAACTTAACTCCCTTTTTGGGACCCTCTTTGTCCCGCATGCTATccccctgcaacccccctgcttgggcacAATAAAAGATTTGGGGTGGGGGcaaggttgggtatgtacaaagtttcttttggattcgaaaaacttaaattttaaataaaatttggctAAACCCAAAATCGCACCCACCCGAAATATTATAATAGTAAGCCTAAGTAGGGGGGTTGCTAGGGGGCATACTGCTTGCAAGCATTATGTTTGTGTAAAaacgaaaacagctaaaaaatacaaatgtgataaaaaggtagttttttaattttcaattttctcaaaaactaggagtcatagaagcatatggttttcagaatttgataagaaattaattgaggcagtttatttcatcgattaatttcatatttaaattcacagtcttggtaaaaatagtattgaatgtgtttttttttttatttttttttcccaaattttgactttttagtTGATTATTTAgagaacaattaatttaaataatttgatttaaaaattagaatcaagtatataattctggcttttgaaaaaagtatcgttcataactgtaagtgttgccgttgttttttaataattttttttatttttcgtcatattttggaaaattgcccctcccgcctaaacggggggagatagaccccccccttccatagtaaaaaatgattgtattgaactcttctacaaaataccgttatcaattcttgtcgcctaaatTATCGTATTTTCCCCATCGCGAacactatttttcaaaaatgaaaaaaaaatataggcggCAGAAGTTTAGCACTTCTGCTTTCACATTCATACTAAGGAAGTATGTCTTAGTCTTCGCCAATTATTAGGTTTGCTAAACTTTTGCCGCCACGGAAGATATtgtactaaaactaaaacaacgTCAAAAAAATAACACTCGCACTTCATATCCCTTAATTAATTAcaagaattctttttttcatttttaaaataaaaaaattaatcttcacATCTTTACCTTCCatggacatattttatattttaaatgccacaataaataacaaagttattaaaaaaacaaaaggaacttATTTATGTACTATTTCCCAATTGCAAATTTCACAACGAACTTATCAATTTTGATCGCGTGTCTAACATAGTGCAAggcatgaaaataaaaaaaaaatggatttttcatATCATAAATACTGTAtactttcagaaaagaaaaagttttttcttctttcgacAACATTTAAAAGTGACCTTTTGCGCACTGATCTCTATGGAGCTGCCCCAGTGTGCGTCGATCAAAAACATCAACCAGTTGATCAAAgaaaattataggttgtctattaATCTGTATTGGGACAACAAAATTCGGGCCATTAATTCTAGCGATCCGAGTATGTTTCCGcagattaataaaatttttagacgGAATGATCAAAACGAGCTTCCGTGTCTTAAGCTCCAGAGAACTGTGGAAAACAGAGACGTACTTCTGACCGCAGCACAGTGGTTCCTCCCATAGGTCataagtcaaaattttaaggtttatcaaattgtttatttttgatgcAGTAATTATCTATGATAACGGGACAACTAAGTGACAGTAAGATTTCTcattaataacactgtgcaagttttttgaaaaatttttttgagacaggtgcgcgattaactgtttcgccctatttcggacccgagaaatcgattggcgtcattagtttttcgatttatcggtacgacttcgaacaaaattttttttgaaagattttcaattattttgagaatttttcactttttttagtcatttttcatccaaaaacaatatttatattgttaataattctgctcaaacgttatttgctaccagtagaaagacattataaacaattttgaataatttatttgaaaatttagtgttttttttgaaaaaattttaaaaaatcgaaattttttacttgttaatcgttttttcgctgtttttgttctcttttgcacaaatacattgcatgttttccattaaaaattaatttaactgttaatttagtgttggttaaacttcgacagtctatcgatagcatcgataaccaaaaaatatcgagtatatcgatacttcacaaaactatcgatagtttcaatacttccaaattactTTACCACAAgattaccgatattatcgatagttttttctcaaaactatcgatacaatcgataatggaaactatcgatatctaccaaacactatgttaattcgttgtttttatccaatgtcaaacgaaaactcaacttgtagttcaaattgtgtttaattaatttcaaagctatcgataatatcggtagccttgtggtaaaataatttggaagtattgaaactatcgatagttttgtgaagtatcgatatactcgatatttttttgttatcgatgctatcgatagactgtcgaagtttaaccaacgctaaattaacagttaaattaatttttaatggaaaacatgcaatgtatttgtgcaaaagagaacaaaaacagcgaaaaaacgattaacaatgtaaaatatttcgatttttttaaattttttcaaaaaaaatcactaaattttcaaataaattgttcaaaattgtttataatgtctttctactggcagctaataacgtttgagcagaattattagcaatataaatattgtttttggttgaaaaatgactaaaaacagtgggaaactctcaaaataattgaaaaaactttcataaaaaattttgttcgaagtcgtaccgataaatcgaaaaactaatgatgccaatggatttctcgggtccgaaatagggcgaaacagttattcgcgcgcctgtcaaggatttcgacttgcacagtgtaattagTTGTTGGTTCTCAGTCGCGTCACGAAGTTGAGAGTTTTTCgcagtttagaaaaaaaattatatctgaAAATACGAGTTcgcattaatcaattttttagagtgtttaaagtaaattttggaaaaaaggtgattggaatattaaaaaaatatatcatgaaggcattttgatagttttttttttattttgtttttttttttttttttgtacatgcaTTAGAACTTAtccattttttgtgtttttctcatttttcgtgtttttctgaggaaaaaaaacaGCATATGCCGCTAAATGCCGGTTATCTCTTACACATCAAAATTTAGtgctatttttcttctttcagaatataTATGACTTATTGAGCGCAGATTGGCGCACGTCTAAAAATTTTGACCCGTTATAAAACACtgatttccactttttttttagattcaatCAATATGACCAAGCGAAtcgatatttttaatatttggtacTCGGCTAAAAAAGTTGGCAGTGCTGCAAAAGCCAACGAAACTTGGACGGTTTTTAAGCAAACTCATAAAATTGAAGATTTGCAAGCTAAGAAAAAGATACTTAATCTTTGTAAATGCTTTCAAAGAAGGTGGGAGGCCTgctcaaagaagaaaaacgtACTTTTATCTAAAAACAGTGCTTGGCTTGATGTCGAGGAAGATTTTAGTGCTGTACAAGAACAACAAGATGAGAATATCTCACAAAAACCTCATGGCAGACCAAAAAAGCCATTTTTGGAAAGCTCATCTAGGACAAAAAGGAGACGTATTGCAGAGATCGTTGACATCGTAGATGAAGATATCGCTTGtgctttgaaaaaatgtcagtccaaagaaaatattcaaattaaacAACTTGACACGAATGATGCTTTGAAGCTTTTGGTTGAGgcaaaattgtcaaaacatcaGTACCAAGTCATCAGGAACTTGGTAAACCAAAAAACTGAAGTCGATGTTTTTCCAAGCTACGTTAAAGTTCTTAAAGCCAAACAAGATTGTTACCCAGAACttcaaacaattaaaataacgGATTCATTGGCTGAAGTTTCGCTTCAAGGGCTTCTTAATCATACAGCTGAACGCATCGTAGAATCTCaacaagaaatttttgaaaatttggagAATGATTTcggtaataaaaaaatttaaaaaacaaagttttgtgTTATGTTGTAAAACTTGTCCCTTCATTTTTTAGCTGTGTTAATAGAAAAAGTGTTTCGTGATGTTTGTTGCAACCGATAACTTTAGTTGCCAATATATAGTGTCGCTCGTCTGAATAAAACCACATGAggtagaaaaaaattgtgttcgtctttttaaaaatataatttcattgTGGCTTAATGAATTCTTGATATAGGTCATCTTACTCTAATCGGCAAATGGGGCTTTGATGGAAGCAGTGGACAGTCTGAGTACAAGCAAAGAATATCCGGCGAATTCAGCGATTCGGACATGTTTATAACTTCATATGTTCCAATACAACTTTATTCGCAAATGGGTTctgaaaagaaaattgtatGGCATAATCCTCGGCCAGGATCAACTCGATACTGTCGACCAATacgttttcaattgaaaaaagaaaCGGCAGACTTGAGCCGAACTGAGCAAGAGTATATACAGACCCAAATAAATGAACTGAATGAAACAGTTATAAAGATATCCGACCGTTTTATCAGAGTAAAGCATATACTTAAACTGACAATGGTTGACGGTAAGGTATGCAACGCTTTGTCTCATACGGCTTCACAACAAGTTTGTTATATTTGTGGAGCAAAACCTTCCAATATGAACGACATTGAAAGCTCGTTAGAAAGAACGATAAATGAAGATTTCTTAGATTTCGGCATATCTCCACTCCATGCATGGATAAggttttttgagttcttcatTCATTTAGCCTATAGGTTGGACTTTAAAAAATGGCGTACGGGAAGTGTTGAAAAGCCTCTTATGGACGCACAAAAAAAACGTATCCAAGGAGAATTCAGGCAAATTGGGTTGATAGTCGACAAGCCAAAACAAGGTGGAGGCAATTCCAATGATGGAAATACTGCCCGCAGATTTTTCGCGAACCCATCTGTATCTTCCCAAATAACTGGAGTAAAACAGTCAGTAATAGAAAGATGTgctgtaattttgaaaactttggcAAGCTGTTTTGCAATAAATGCTGAGATATTCCAGGAATACACTCAAGAAACAGCCAGAGAAATTGTTGCGGAGTATCCTTGGTACCCATTGCCAGCTTCAGTGCACAAGGTTTTAATACATGGCGGCCAAATAGTAAAACATTCAATATTGCCTATAGGGCAATTTACGGAGGAGGCAGCTGAAGCCAAAAACAAAGATGTGAAGTTTTTCCGTTCGAAAAACACCCGAAAAACATCAAGGACGTCAACAAACACGGATTTGTTAAATAGGCTATTATTAACTTCGGACCCATTGCTTTCTAacgaaagaaatttaaaaaaaaatcaaaaatcgacTCTATCCAAggagattttaaatttattgttgtaattctattaaaaataaaataatttatgtaaaaaattagttttttaataatttaatttagtttccATCAGTTTTAGTTAAATTTAGAGTTTTGACCGCACTTCCCATACAAATGGAACCACTGTGCGCAGGCATAAGTCCAGGGGAAGCCATCTTGGACGATGACCTTTTTATAATGGAAGATCCGCAAGAGAAAGTAGAGGCGGTGGGTGCTGCCTTCCAGCAAGTGTGCAAGGTTAATGCTAGCATTAACCCGAACCATGACCTTCATCACTTTTATCTACGTAATGATATTACGCAATGGCGATCTGAGAATCGCGGTTTTACCGGGTTTAATGAAGAGCACTTGGCAAACGCCATCATCGCCGAGCATGCTGGGGCTAACACCCTGTTAGTTACGAAGGTAGAGCTCAAGCTCATCTTCgattcattaaagaaaaagaagtcaGCAGGAGTCGATGGTATATCCAATATTGTACTACGACATTTACCGCAAGAAGCTATTGACATTTTTGCCACTCTGTTCAACAACGCTCTGAATAATGCATATTATCCAAAGCGTTGGGAAACAGCAGTGGTACATC
Proteins encoded in this region:
- the LOC129906453 gene encoding uncharacterized protein LOC129906453; the encoded protein is MTKRIDIFNIWYSAKKVGSAAKANETWTVFKQTHKIEDLQAKKKILNLCKCFQRRWEACSKKKNVLLSKNSAWLDVEEDFSAVQEQQDENISQKPHGRPKKPFLESSSRTKRRRIAEIVDIVDEDIACALKKCQSKENIQIKQLDTNDALKLLVEAKLSKHQYQVIRNLVNQKTEVDVFPSYVKVLKAKQDCYPELQTIKITDSLAEVSLQGLLNHTAERIVESQQEIFENLENDFGHLTLIGKWGFDGSSGQSEYKQRISGEFSDSDMFITSYVPIQLYSQMGSEKKIVWHNPRPGSTRYCRPIRFQLKKETADLSRTEQEYIQTQINELNETVIKISDRFIRVKHILKLTMVDGKVCNALSHTASQQVCYICGAKPSNMNDIESSLERTINEDFLDFGISPLHAWIRFFEFFIHLAYRLDFKKWRTGSVEKPLMDAQKKRIQGEFRQIGLIVDKPKQGGGNSNDGNTARRFFANPSVSSQITGVKQSVIERCAVILKTLASCFAINAEIFQEYTQETAREIVAEYPWYPLPASVHKVLIHGGQIVKHSILPIGQFTEEAAEAKNKDVKFFRSKNTRKTSRTSTNTDLLNRLLLTSDPLLSNERNLKKNQKSTLSKEILNLLL